The following proteins are co-located in the Maridesulfovibrio sp. genome:
- the mutL gene encoding DNA mismatch repair endonuclease MutL yields MSTPEIHVLPASLRNQIAAGEVVERPSSVVKELVENSIDAGSTQVDVAVERGGQGFISVKDNGRGIAADELKLAVTRHATSKISNVDDLSAITSFGFRGEALPSIASVSRFKMSSCRKGADEGWFIHVEGGDVADEGPAAIPGGTSVEVRELFFNVPARLKFLKTESTEARRCNQVLFKIALANVDAGFTFTSNGREQFRLPAGQSLPERLSVFWPRNICESMLEFSHEAGEMKVHGCAGIPGLAQGRGDRIVMFVNGRPVQDKLLLSAIRGSYKGRLISREYPQAVLFLELPPDLVDVNVHPAKMEVRFQEESAVFSIIRNGIGQALSRYELGILEDDSSMQSQHEMPVRAAVREKRLSESVSLPIEPAAKFSSWNEFKNTDFTALDDEPEVGSALPETDFNLPTVAESRPEPDMVHEQAMNYVAKETPLSVPEPQQYESCAAGPIYVPGSRIEYLGQVADTYLVLKLPNGSLGLLDQHAAHERVIYENMKSLRTRGESRPLALPIDLVLHPSEVERVQEMWEDLQAAGFMLELESGQTLSMRGIPPALETGEAREYLKAAVDGQAKTLDDLWIMLSCKSAIKANLPLAANEALSLLEAWVKCPQREYCPHGRPVLISWSALEMEKLFKRK; encoded by the coding sequence ATGAGCACTCCTGAAATTCATGTACTCCCGGCTTCCTTGCGTAACCAGATTGCCGCTGGTGAAGTTGTGGAGCGCCCTTCAAGCGTGGTTAAGGAACTGGTGGAGAACTCCATTGATGCGGGCAGTACACAGGTTGATGTTGCTGTTGAGCGCGGTGGGCAGGGCTTTATCTCCGTGAAAGATAACGGGCGCGGTATCGCAGCTGATGAATTGAAGCTGGCAGTTACCCGTCATGCCACCAGCAAGATTTCAAATGTTGATGATCTAAGCGCAATCACCAGCTTCGGCTTTCGGGGAGAGGCATTGCCGAGTATTGCTTCGGTTTCCCGCTTCAAGATGAGCTCTTGCCGCAAAGGTGCCGATGAAGGGTGGTTTATTCATGTTGAAGGCGGAGATGTGGCTGACGAAGGCCCGGCTGCAATTCCCGGAGGAACTTCGGTTGAAGTTCGTGAGCTGTTTTTTAATGTCCCGGCCCGCTTGAAATTTTTGAAAACCGAAAGTACCGAAGCGCGGCGTTGCAATCAGGTCCTGTTCAAGATTGCCCTTGCAAATGTAGATGCCGGATTCACTTTTACCTCCAATGGTCGGGAGCAGTTTCGCCTTCCGGCCGGGCAGTCCCTGCCGGAGCGTTTGTCCGTGTTCTGGCCGCGAAATATCTGCGAATCCATGCTTGAATTCTCCCATGAAGCCGGGGAAATGAAAGTGCATGGCTGTGCCGGTATTCCCGGACTGGCCCAAGGTCGCGGTGACCGTATTGTGATGTTCGTCAACGGGCGTCCGGTTCAGGATAAGTTGCTGCTCAGTGCCATTCGCGGATCCTACAAAGGGCGTTTGATTTCCCGTGAATATCCGCAAGCTGTTCTTTTTCTGGAATTGCCGCCGGACCTGGTGGACGTGAACGTGCATCCTGCAAAGATGGAAGTCCGTTTTCAGGAAGAGAGTGCGGTATTCAGTATCATTCGTAACGGTATCGGACAGGCTCTTTCCCGCTATGAACTGGGCATTCTGGAAGATGACAGTTCTATGCAAAGTCAGCATGAAATGCCGGTCCGTGCAGCAGTTCGCGAGAAGAGATTATCGGAAAGTGTCTCACTGCCCATTGAGCCTGCGGCTAAATTTTCCAGCTGGAATGAATTTAAGAATACAGATTTCACAGCCTTGGATGATGAACCGGAAGTAGGTTCTGCTTTGCCTGAGACAGATTTCAACTTGCCAACTGTTGCTGAATCCCGTCCCGAACCGGATATGGTTCATGAACAGGCCATGAATTATGTGGCGAAGGAAACTCCGCTTTCTGTGCCCGAACCGCAACAGTATGAATCATGCGCGGCTGGGCCGATTTACGTTCCCGGTTCGCGTATTGAGTATCTGGGGCAGGTTGCGGATACCTATCTGGTTCTGAAACTTCCGAACGGTTCTCTTGGCTTGCTGGATCAGCACGCAGCCCATGAACGGGTGATCTACGAGAATATGAAATCCCTGCGCACACGCGGAGAATCGCGTCCTCTGGCATTGCCCATCGATCTTGTCCTCCATCCCAGCGAAGTTGAGCGGGTGCAGGAAATGTGGGAGGATTTGCAGGCTGCAGGCTTCATGCTGGAGCTTGAATCCGGGCAGACTCTTTCCATGCGCGGTATCCCTCCGGCACTTGAAACCGGGGAAGCAAGGGAGTACTTAAAGGCAGCAGTGGATGGACAGGCCAAGACTTTGGATGACCTCTGGATCATGCTTTCCTGCAAATCAGCTATCAAGGCCAACCTGCCGTTGGCGGCCAATGAGGCCCTTTCTTTACTGGAAGCTTGGGTGAAATGCCCGCAAAGGGAATATTGTCCTCACGGTCGTCCTGTCTTGATCAGTTGGTCCGCGCTGGAAATGGAGAAACTTTTCAAACGCAAATAG